Part of the Aquimarina sp. MAR_2010_214 genome is shown below.
ACTTACTACAATTGTTGTTTTGAGCAGAAACCGATGTGAGTACCAGTATTGCAATTAAAAAAGCGATATTTTTCATAACTTATTTTATTAATCGTTACTTTATTTTTTTTTGATAAGTGAAACGATGATTTTATGGGTTAAACCGAATTGAAATAGATTCTCCATTTCGTTCCAACAGATCATATGTTCTATCAATTGCATCTTGTATGTAATCTGCATAGTTGAGGTTATTAGATAAATTGATCAAATCAGCAGAATTATCTTCAAAACGAGAAGTGTCTTCAAAATAATTGGTATAATCAGAAAGACTTTCTGGTAGCTGTGGGAGTGTTATTTTATTCACACCATTATTCGGAAAAGTAATGTGCCAAGAAAGATCTTTATCCACGGGGTTTATAATTTGAGTATCAATATGGGTACATAAATAGCTACCAGATGGTTGTACTTGCAGACTGTTTGATGTGGAGGTGTATGAAAAATTCCAGTCAGGTTTTGTAACAGATACTATTTCAGGTAAAACATCAGTTTTAATAGCTTTTCTATGATATATTCCACCGGGATATGATCCTCCATATGTTGTTAAGTAATACTCAAAACCATCAGTAATTTCCATATGTTGAGGAAAGTTACTTTCGAGGTTAACATATCTGTTGGTATCATAAATAGCAGAAAGATCAGCGTGATTATCATCTGAAGCATCATTTACCGTTATAGCACTGGTAGGTACGATGTTAAAATCTGCAAAACTTAACGTTCTATTTTCAGTTTCTTTATAGTTATCAATCCATGTATATCCATAAACAACAGGATCTACATCATTTGGCTTATAACTTATTTTTAGGAAAATTTTATTGGCAGAACCTTCTTTGTTATATTCATAGGTTTTAGTGGGAGCACTGGTTAGGGGATCGACTCCATCTGTACTAGTCCTATTTTTTAGTCCATAAACAGAAAGCCTGATGCGTGTAGCCCCGGTTAAGTTTAGCGTGAATTTTATGCTACCGTTTCTAGTAGAGCTGTAATTGGGAGTAATTGCACTACTGCCTACAGGTACATCTTTGATTGTGATTAAATTTTTATAACTATCGGTCTCTAAAAGGGTAGTAAGCATGAAGTTACCTGAAGTATATCCTTTCGCAGTTAGTGTATAAATTCCTGGTACTTTATTAGTTTCTACTGTGGCTAAGATCTCACCTTCTGCATTGTTGGCTATGATCATATTAGGTAAGCTGTTTACACTAAGGTTAGAATAATCAAATGTTGCTAATATGATTTCTTGATTAGGATCTATTCCGGGGCCATCGTCATCGCTAGAGCAAGACAAGAATATGGTAATCGATAGCGATAATAAAAATAGATTTAAAATAGATTTTGATGTTTTCATTTTTTTGAGATTTAGAGTTTGATAAATTCTACTCTTCTGTTTTTTGCTTTTCCGGCCTTTGAAGTATTATCTGCTATTGGGTTTGCTTCTCCTTTTCCTTCGATTTGGATTCTACTAAACCGAATATCATATTGTTCTACAAGAATCATTTTAACGGCTTTTGCTCGTTGTTCAGAAAGTTTTCTATTGCTTTCTGCATTCCCATCAGCATCTGTATGACCTGTGATTTTTATTTTCATGTCGGGTATGCTTTGCAAAGCGGTAGCCACTTCTTTTATAATAGTTTCAGACCCTCCGGTGATAGTTGAGGATCCTGCTTTAAAAAGGATGGCGTTGGTAGATAAACGTCCTTCGGTAATAAGTTTACTTCGATTATCCTGACCACTCTTAGCTATTTTGATATCAGATATGTATACCTCGTCTTTATCACTTGCATCCCGCAATCCTTTGGTGTATAATTTGAATGCATTTGCTTTTTGCGGAACTAATCTTGGGATATCCACGATTTTATTTTCATTAAGCCATACTCGCATTCGGGTTTTATTGACAGCGATAGCTATATGAGACATTCCTTTTATTGCAGTACGATAATCTTTACCTATTTTATTTCGGATCTGGCGTTGTCCGTTTGTTACTTTTTCTACAACGCCCTGGGATTCGATGAATTGGCAAGGAGATAGTTCTACCATACACCAGTTTTTTGATCGTTGAAAACCAGTATTGTCTTCGAGTAAAAGTTTAATCCAGGCCTGAGAACTTGTTTTTTTATCTAATCCCTGAGTAAGAAGATCAAATTCTATGGTGTAATTTTCGGAAAGTGACTCTTTAATTGTCGGAACATACTTAGAGTTACCTCCTAAACGGAACCATTTTTTGCCATCAATCTTTACGATTTCACCAGAGCCATTGGTATCCCATTTGGCAGGAAAATCTCCTTGTTGATCATTTGTGAAATCATCTTCAAATACTACAATATTTCCTGATGTAAAATCAGAGGCACGATTGATTTCATAATCTTTAGAGCTTCCGATAATAACTCCTCTTTTTTTCTTCTTTTTTTTTCTTTTCTTCTTCTTTCCTTCAAAAATACCGTCAAGACCTTTATTAGTTTTTTTCTCTGTTTCTCGTTCTACACGTTTTTCTACAGTACGTTTTGCTGCTTCTTCTGCCTTTTTACCTAGCCTTTCTAATAATTGAGCGTTACTTGTTGTGATACTAAATAATGCAACAAGAATGCAAAGTGTTTTTGTAGTTTTCATCGATTTAAATTTTATTTCCCCTAATTATTTTTATTGATGATTTTTTGCTTCTAATATTTTTTTCTCGATTGCTGCCCCCAAAGAATCTTTTTGTTTTTGTGTGAGTTTTTTGGCTTGTAAATAATACATGTTCTTGTACTCTAATTTTTGCTCAGCAGGGAGATCCATTTTTTCAAGTAGTTCTAAAAAGCTTATTGTTTTTCCATTTGATTTTCCATCCAAATTTTCTCCAAATACACCAGATAATAAGTTGGCTTGCATATCTAAAAGATTATCTTTTTTTACCGTTTTTTCACTTGTTTTGCTAGTATCTATACTTTGTGCATTTGCCCATTGTATGATAAAAAATGCTATAATTATGAGTTGTAATGGTTTCATGATTTTCCAAATTTTAATTCTGTCATTTACTTCGTTAATAATGATGAAATGCATCTTGTTTATATAAGAGCAGTTCTTAATCTTCCTTAATACTGCTTATTTCACCAGTTCTACGTGTGCCACCTGCGCCATCACTACGATTACTTCCAAAAATCCATATTTCATCATTAAATAATAATGCGGTGTGGCCGTTGATACCATCTGTTCCTGGTCTGGGGCCTTCATATCTGGTCCAAGTGATCATATCTGATGAATACCATATTTCGTTATTAAACTCGGTAAGGTTATCTTTACCAGCAATAACCCATACTTTATTGTTGTATACTGTTACAGAATGTGCATTTCTTTCTGAAAATAGAGTAGCGGGGCTAACTTCTAGCCATGAACCGCCAGTGGTACTGGTCCATATTTCATTTACTTTGTTACCTGCAATATCTTCTCCTCCTAATAGATACATTGCATCATTAAAAACAATACCTTTTTGTCCTGCTCTTCCAGGGAACGCATTATTAGTTTCTTGTATCCAGTCTAAGCCATTTGTTGTAGACCATACTTCGGTTTGGTTAGTTGTACGATTACCTTTTGTTACATACATTTTGCTGTTATATACGATGGTTTCATGAGCTGGTAAAGCTCCAAAAGGAGGTGATAATTCACTCCAGGATTCCCCATCGGTTGAATGCCATATATTGGTATATGGGACATCTGCAATGTTTTTGCCACCGATAAGCCAAAGTTGATCATTAAACGTAGTTAATGTAACTCCCGAACGAAAAGATGTAAAGCTTGTTGGTGTAGTGCCAGAAAGGGGAACAGTAGCCCAATTAATACCATTACTACTGGACCAAAGAAAATGAGATCCAGAACTACCATATGTGTTATAACCTCCAGCAGCATAAATTTTTCCATCAAAAATAGCCATTGCAACTTCTGCAAATTCACCCATTTGATCTTCTTGGGTTTGTACTGTAAAGGTTAAAGAAAGCTCTCCTCCTCTTCCTCCTCGTAAAGGAGCATTATTATCATCTTCTAAATCACATGAAAAATGAGTGACTGTAAGGATGATTAATAATAGTACATTGAAACTTTTTGTTTTCATTTCTTTTATTTTTAAAGTTTTACATCTTCATATCCCCATACAAAGAATATTGTTACCTCTATTATGAGTATTTTTCATAATTTTTTTTTAAAAAATCAAGCTTTCAACAAAAACAGAAATTTGATAGATGATACTCTTACTTTCTAAATTTTACTTCCTTAATTATTTTGTTTTTATGTATGATTTTTAACGTGTAGGTTCCGTCTTCTAAATGATTTATATTTAGATGTATGCTGTTCGTAGAAAAACTATTGAGTTGCCCTTTATAACTTTTTCTTTTTTTATTCATTCCAGCATGATCAATCAATAAATCAAACTTTGTTTTTAGACTTGATGGTAAAACTAGGATATGTAAAAGGAGATCGTTATAAGGTATGTAACAAAGACTATGAATTATGTAACATTAAGGGAATAGGGGGGATTACCCCCTTGTTTTTAGAAGTGTTTGTTAAGAGGTGATAAGAAGATAAAAGAATTATTTACTTTCTTTAGTAGCATACTCAGAAGGAGTACATTGATACATTTCTTTAAAGCATTTAGTGAAATAAGAATGATCGTTGAAACCTACAGCATACCCAACCTGAGATACATTTGTGTCAGAATTTTCCAGTAGTTGTGCGGACAATTTAAGACGTTGAGACCTAATGAATTCTGAGGATGTTAAGCCAGTTAGGGCCTTTAGTTTTCTGTGTAATTGCATTCGACTCATACCTATGGCTTTACTAAATTCTTCTACACTAAAAGAAGATTCTATCAATTGTTCATCCATTACCTTTTGTACTTTGTTTAAGAAGTTTTCATCTATAGGGGTTATGGTGATGTCTTTTGGAGTTAAAAATACTTCCTGGCTATATCGCAATTGCAATTTTTTTCTAATCATCAAAAGATTATTAACCTTGGCAGCCAGTATTTTTTGATTAAAAGGTTTGGTCATGTATTCATCAGCTCCTATTTGCAATCCTGATAATTCATTTTCTTCACCGGCTTTTGCAGTTAATAAAATGATAGGAATATGGCTGGTACGTTCATCATTCTTTAATTCGTTAGTGAGCTCAATTCCATCTTTTTTGGGCATCATAATATCAGAAATGATGATATCGGGAATGTGTTGTATTGCCAGTTCACATCCTTCTTCACCATTATAACTACTAATAATATGATACTGGTCTTTAAAATTATCCTGAAGCAATTTATTTAGATCCTTATTGTCTTCAACTATTAATAAAATAGGGAGTTCATCATTTTTATTGCCCAATTCTAAATCATTTGTAGCGGCGTCAGAAATTCCATGAATAGTGTGATAATGAGTAATAGGTGCTGAATTTTCTTCTATAACCGTAGCCTTTTTTATAACCTTTTTATCTAGGGAGATTGCAAAGCTGAAGCTTGTCCATTCCTCTGGTTTGCTATCCACAGTGATTACTCCTTCGTGTAGTTTTACAAGTTCATTAACCAAAGCTAACCCGATACCTGTTCCAGATTGAGAACTATGGGTTTGATAAAAACGTTTAAAAACCAGTTGTTGTTGTTCTTTGGTCAAGCCTTCTCCTGTGTTTTTTATATCAACAAAGAGTTTGTTTTTTTTGATATGAGCATTGCAGATAATAGAACCATTTTCTGGAGTATATTTTACGGCATTCGAGACTAAATTAGTTACAATTTTATATAAGGCATCTCGATCTAACCAGCCTTCTTCTTCATGATTGTTTAAATACGTTAGAAAATTAATGTTTTTTAAACTTGCTGTATACTCAAAATCTTTAACGATAGCATTAATTTGTTGTATTGGTTTTACCTTTTGCAAAGATAAAGTCATGCTACCGGCTTCAATTTTGGAGATATCTAATAATTGATTGACCAGATCAGAAATTCGGTTACTGTTGTTTAAAACTAATTCAAAATCAACACGATCTTTTTTACTAAGATCTTCATTCGTTAGTCTGTTTTGTATGGGCCCAGATATTAAGGTAAGTGGAGTTCTAAGCTCATGCGATATGTTAGCAAAGAAGTTTGATTTTGCTTTGTCTAGTTGTATAAGTTCGGTTTTTATTTTTCGCTCATTATCCAGTTCATACTGGCCTTTAATTCTATATTCAACATTTCTCTTATTATTATATGATACAATTCCTGAAAAAATTAAAATCTCAATTAATACAGTATTTAAAAAGTACAAACCATTACCTGTAATTATGGAAGCAATATTCCCAATAATAAGCAAAAAGCTACTTATGAGTACAACCCTTGATATCAAATCTTTTCTCACAGAGAATAGATATACAAAGACAATTAATGCAGTACTACCAAAAAATATTCTAAATGCGAAGAAAATACCAATGCGATAATTAAGATATGGATCAATTATAGCTATGATTAAGTTAATAATAGCGAAAAGAATAATGCTGAATAAAAAATAGTTAGAAAATTTATATAATCTTTTATGGGTTATCTTGAACTCTAGGATCCTGTAAACAAAATAAAAATAAAAAAAGGAAGCTCCAATAATGCTAAGTTGTTTTATATAATGGAAAAGCATAGGATGAATACTATTCAGTACAGAAAAAGTAAATGGAGTATTTGGAGCAAAAATTGCGGTCACAAAAAATAAATAAATACTATAGTTCAAAAAGTTTTTATCTCTAGAGATAAAAAAACTTACAAGAAAAAGTAAGCAAGCAATGAATATAGCACCTGAATAAAATTCGAGATACTTCACTAAGGAAACTTCTCTAATTAGATCACCAACAATACTTTTATGGTCAACAAGTAAAACTCCAAAAGATTCTCTGATACTTGATTTTCCGGCATTGGAGATTGGTTTTTTATTAAAATAAAAAGGTTTAGAAAA
Proteins encoded:
- a CDS encoding OmpA family protein; translated protein: MKTTKTLCILVALFSITTSNAQLLERLGKKAEEAAKRTVEKRVERETEKKTNKGLDGIFEGKKKKRKKKKKKRGVIIGSSKDYEINRASDFTSGNIVVFEDDFTNDQQGDFPAKWDTNGSGEIVKIDGKKWFRLGGNSKYVPTIKESLSENYTIEFDLLTQGLDKKTSSQAWIKLLLEDNTGFQRSKNWCMVELSPCQFIESQGVVEKVTNGQRQIRNKIGKDYRTAIKGMSHIAIAVNKTRMRVWLNENKIVDIPRLVPQKANAFKLYTKGLRDASDKDEVYISDIKIAKSGQDNRSKLITEGRLSTNAILFKAGSSTITGGSETIIKEVATALQSIPDMKIKITGHTDADGNAESNRKLSEQRAKAVKMILVEQYDIRFSRIQIEGKGEANPIADNTSKAGKAKNRRVEFIKL
- a CDS encoding ATP-binding protein; translated protein: MRNFFPLLFLILQINSTAQSTYTKPIEITTKDSIYTPLEGVALYKDYSKELNFSQIILHPFKSTHLFDLKSSEPNAFYWYKFKIDLKTDAKILYFLTFISDASDFYVPLKKKGYKKYETGTFIKKGKITYDIEQASSLSLSIDSIDFSKPFYFNKKPISNAGKSSIRESFGVLLVDHKSIVGDLIREVSLVKYLEFYSGAIFIACLLFLVSFFISRDKNFLNYSIYLFFVTAIFAPNTPFTFSVLNSIHPMLFHYIKQLSIIGASFFYFYFVYRILEFKITHKRLYKFSNYFLFSIILFAIINLIIAIIDPYLNYRIGIFFAFRIFFGSTALIVFVYLFSVRKDLISRVVLISSFLLIIGNIASIITGNGLYFLNTVLIEILIFSGIVSYNNKRNVEYRIKGQYELDNERKIKTELIQLDKAKSNFFANISHELRTPLTLISGPIQNRLTNEDLSKKDRVDFELVLNNSNRISDLVNQLLDISKIEAGSMTLSLQKVKPIQQINAIVKDFEYTASLKNINFLTYLNNHEEEGWLDRDALYKIVTNLVSNAVKYTPENGSIICNAHIKKNKLFVDIKNTGEGLTKEQQQLVFKRFYQTHSSQSGTGIGLALVNELVKLHEGVITVDSKPEEWTSFSFAISLDKKVIKKATVIEENSAPITHYHTIHGISDAATNDLELGNKNDELPILLIVEDNKDLNKLLQDNFKDQYHIISSYNGEEGCELAIQHIPDIIISDIMMPKKDGIELTNELKNDERTSHIPIILLTAKAGEENELSGLQIGADEYMTKPFNQKILAAKVNNLLMIRKKLQLRYSQEVFLTPKDITITPIDENFLNKVQKVMDEQLIESSFSVEEFSKAIGMSRMQLHRKLKALTGLTSSEFIRSQRLKLSAQLLENSDTNVSQVGYAVGFNDHSYFTKCFKEMYQCTPSEYATKESK